Proteins encoded within one genomic window of Thioploca ingrica:
- a CDS encoding NAD-dependent epimerase/dehydratase, producing MRTILVVGGAGYIGAHMVKMLLKFGYQVVTLDNLSRGHRNAVAGQGDFVFGDIADRAGLERLFTGYTFDAVMHFAGFFKVGESMINPSLYYQNNTAATLNLLDAMVAHQVKLFIFSSSATIFGEPHYLPIDEQHPKQPINPYGWSKWMVEQILADYDHAYGLKSICLRYFNAAGADPEGQLGGYHTDETCLIPLVLQAASGRRETVTVFGQDYDTPDGTCIRDYIHIEDLCQAHLLAVEQLLNGAESAAYNLGNGTGFSVKQVIDVAEKIVKKTIPVTMGERRPGDPIRLVADSKLAQTRLGWQPKYAQLETIIDHAWRWEIKYYSVLNRESVF from the coding sequence ATGAGAACCATTCTCGTGGTTGGTGGTGCGGGCTATATTGGTGCCCACATGGTCAAAATGCTCTTGAAATTTGGCTATCAGGTAGTCACCTTAGATAATCTCTCCAGAGGACATCGAAATGCTGTAGCCGGTCAGGGTGATTTTGTGTTTGGCGACATTGCCGATCGTGCCGGATTAGAGCGTTTATTTACGGGCTACACGTTCGATGCGGTGATGCACTTTGCCGGCTTTTTTAAAGTTGGTGAATCCATGATAAATCCTAGCCTCTATTATCAAAATAATACCGCTGCAACTTTAAATTTACTCGATGCGATGGTAGCCCATCAAGTCAAACTCTTTATCTTTTCTTCTTCAGCAACTATTTTTGGCGAACCTCACTACCTGCCCATTGATGAGCAACATCCTAAACAACCGATTAATCCTTATGGTTGGTCTAAATGGATGGTTGAACAAATATTAGCCGATTATGATCATGCTTATGGATTAAAATCAATTTGCTTACGCTATTTCAATGCCGCTGGTGCCGATCCAGAAGGACAACTGGGCGGATACCATACTGATGAAACTTGCTTAATTCCTTTAGTTTTACAAGCGGCCTCTGGGCGACGTGAAACGGTTACCGTGTTTGGGCAAGATTACGATACTCCTGACGGGACCTGTATTCGTGATTACATTCATATTGAGGATTTATGCCAAGCTCATCTACTCGCCGTAGAACAATTATTAAATGGGGCTGAAAGTGCGGCGTATAATCTGGGCAATGGTACCGGTTTTTCAGTGAAACAGGTCATTGATGTTGCTGAAAAAATAGTCAAGAAGACGATTCCAGTAACGATGGGAGAACGACGACCGGGTGACCCCATTCGTTTGGTCGCCGATTCTAAACTGGCGCAAACTCGGTTAGGCTGGCAACCAAAATACGCCCAATTAGAAACCATTATTGATCATGCTTGGCGGTGGGAAATTAAGTACTATAGCGTTTTAAATCGGGAATCAGTATTTTAA
- a CDS encoding sulfotransferase domain protein encodes MKIKGFFNRANKWVNNLAIPWFQCKLPVWCFSEHNLRFKAYCVGAAKTGTVSIHATFSQQYRSAHEPEREFLIHHILAFIHGKIDKSELTQYIRHRDRRLALEMDSSHLNYHLLDILVSEFSDAKFILTIRDCYSWLDSFLNFHYPFYSYLRDNPQLRRRNRWIKLYDIDFKANEFKHAREENIFANNGLYALDSYFSYWREHNSKVLTTVPEERLLVVKTQEINQSVKKIEEFLGIPLGTLPQNVHRNVKRRKFNLLSQINKDFLEEKANFHCNELMGKYFPEVKGFNF; translated from the coding sequence ATGAAAATAAAAGGTTTTTTCAATAGAGCTAACAAATGGGTCAATAATTTAGCTATTCCTTGGTTCCAGTGTAAGCTACCGGTATGGTGTTTTTCTGAACACAATTTAAGATTTAAGGCTTACTGTGTAGGTGCAGCAAAGACAGGTACTGTAAGCATACATGCAACTTTTAGTCAACAATATAGATCAGCACACGAACCTGAGCGTGAATTTCTTATTCATCATATTCTTGCCTTTATTCATGGAAAAATCGACAAAAGTGAATTAACTCAATATATCAGACATCGAGATAGGCGGCTAGCTTTAGAAATGGATTCATCTCACTTAAACTATCATTTATTAGATATCTTGGTCAGTGAATTTAGTGACGCTAAATTTATTTTGACTATTCGAGATTGTTATTCATGGTTGGATTCATTCCTCAATTTTCATTACCCCTTTTATTCTTATTTACGAGATAATCCTCAGTTAAGAAGAAGGAATCGTTGGATAAAATTATATGATATCGATTTCAAAGCTAATGAATTTAAACACGCCAGAGAAGAAAATATCTTTGCAAATAATGGGCTATATGCACTTGATAGTTACTTTTCTTATTGGAGAGAACATAACAGCAAAGTACTTACAACCGTACCAGAAGAAAGATTACTTGTTGTGAAAACACAAGAAATTAATCAGAGTGTTAAAAAAATTGAAGAATTTTTAGGTATTCCGTTGGGCACTCTTCCACAAAATGTTCATAGGAATGTGAAAAGAAGAAAGTTCAATTTGCTATCACAGATAAACAAAGACTTTCTAGAAGAGAAAGCGAATTTTCACTGTAACGAATTAATGGGTAAGTACTTTCCTGAGGTGAAAGGTTTTAATTTTTAA
- a CDS encoding glycosyl transferase, family 2, with translation MSQIEKLDYGLVIATYKRETILPRCLHHAVQQTLAPKEIIIVDASPYWETTRTKIMQKLAAKYPTINWKYVQAKQVSSTHQRNQGIDLATVDILFLIDDDSFMYPDCAEEIMRIYTRDVDKKVLGIMSFLAPIPPSFNSEAEKPIDNKIDKTLVGWLREKWQLLRFKLIKMINPLVRDSTLLPPYDRPPIRHEFKIPDGIQAHRVPDLLGWGMTFRRQVFEQIQFEELLERYAISEDTDVSYRVARQGVLLRALNARIYHMKAGSGRLSRFAVAVLSAFNMLVLHRFHNTDFDEFKKHLRPLLLKRMLQLTLKDLLAGRWSFPSTRGMFFVLLNYERLLSKSTEELKSWYPQFQQELINSSISLFRKI, from the coding sequence ATGTCTCAAATTGAAAAACTTGACTATGGATTAGTCATCGCTACTTATAAACGTGAAACGATATTGCCACGTTGTTTACACCATGCAGTTCAACAAACACTTGCTCCAAAAGAAATCATCATCGTAGATGCTAGCCCATATTGGGAAACCACACGTACCAAAATAATGCAAAAGTTAGCTGCAAAATACCCTACCATTAACTGGAAATATGTACAGGCAAAACAGGTTTCTAGTACTCATCAACGCAACCAAGGCATTGACCTAGCCACCGTCGATATTTTATTTTTAATTGATGATGATTCCTTCATGTACCCAGATTGTGCTGAAGAAATTATGCGAATTTATACCCGCGATGTTGACAAGAAAGTCTTAGGGATAATGTCATTTCTAGCACCGATACCCCCCTCATTTAATTCTGAAGCAGAAAAACCGATTGATAATAAGATTGACAAAACCTTGGTGGGTTGGCTTCGAGAGAAATGGCAATTACTCCGGTTCAAGCTAATAAAAATGATTAATCCACTTGTTCGAGACAGCACGCTTCTTCCTCCTTATGACCGCCCACCGATACGGCATGAGTTTAAAATCCCTGATGGTATTCAAGCACATCGGGTACCTGACTTGTTAGGATGGGGTATGACTTTTCGCCGGCAAGTTTTTGAACAAATTCAGTTTGAAGAATTGTTAGAACGCTATGCCATCAGTGAGGATACCGATGTCAGTTATCGCGTTGCCCGGCAGGGTGTACTCTTGCGTGCTTTGAATGCGCGCATTTATCATATGAAGGCGGGAAGCGGACGATTATCTCGGTTTGCAGTAGCGGTGCTATCCGCATTTAATATGCTCGTGTTACATCGTTTTCACAATACCGATTTCGACGAATTTAAAAAACATCTCCGCCCATTATTGCTAAAAAGAATGTTGCAGTTAACTCTTAAAGATCTGCTAGCGGGTCGTTGGTCATTCCCTTCCACTAGAGGGATGTTCTTTGTGTTACTGAATTATGAGCGGCTGTTGTCAAAAAGTACAGAAGAGTTAAAAAGTTGGTATCCACAATTTCAGCAAGAGTTAATTAATTCCTCTATCAGCTTATTTAGAAAAATATAG
- a CDS encoding methyltransferase, producing MRGIEIKPQAKVLDIGCGSGRFLAIIKALKMIPFGIEIGEEAYESSKKVTENVYLGQFETLDTYQFPNNPTMKFDIIVSNHVIEHVTDPNQFLKKVKSMLTDNGTAIIATPNYRSICAKLFRKYWVGLETPRHLFLLAPQNMQIYCDKCQLKIKKVRYLSNAFGIVGSIIYLYEDKWQRRAGPWLWKLLVIPSIFVFWPVCILVDLLRMGNTAEYYIIHHK from the coding sequence ATGCGTGGTATCGAAATCAAACCACAAGCTAAAGTGCTAGACATAGGCTGTGGTTCCGGCAGATTTTTGGCAATTATCAAAGCATTGAAAATGATCCCTTTTGGTATAGAAATTGGTGAGGAGGCTTATGAGTCTTCTAAAAAGGTTACTGAAAACGTTTATCTTGGTCAGTTTGAAACCCTGGATACTTATCAGTTCCCTAATAATCCAACGATGAAATTTGACATTATTGTTTCAAATCACGTGATTGAACATGTGACCGATCCAAATCAATTTCTTAAAAAAGTAAAATCTATGCTGACTGATAATGGAACAGCCATTATTGCTACACCAAATTATCGTTCTATTTGTGCAAAATTATTTAGAAAGTACTGGGTAGGTCTGGAAACACCTCGACACTTATTTCTCCTGGCACCTCAAAATATGCAAATTTATTGCGATAAATGCCAGCTAAAAATTAAAAAAGTTAGATATTTGTCTAATGCCTTTGGTATAGTAGGTTCTATAATTTATCTATACGAAGATAAATGGCAACGTAGAGCAGGTCCTTGGTTGTGGAAATTACTCGTTATACCTTCTATATTTGTATTTTGGCCGGTTTGTATTTTGGTTGACTTACTTAGAATGGGTAACACAGCAGAATACTATATCATCCATCATAAATAG
- a CDS encoding polysaccharide pyruvyl transferase: MKLQIEQQGKMKIALITIHWCNNYGAVLQTFATQKILSQYGEVEIINYFNPRFQYEFDLIRFNLSIQGIKMMIHDILRLKDRNKGIKKFKNFIESNIKLSKLLTQHDIQTGATNDFDVYVCGSDQIWNPSIISKDGELDPIYFLSFAKKPAKKISYASSMGQHYRLTDFEKAKVKDLLKDFTTISVRESDAQEMLSQLLERKVFHVLDPTLLLSKEEWFEALQLDKNYRSQKEDYILVYRRSKTPLLKKAVEFVVNQVGKKVVIIDQAFKLHTKAYFHIRDAGPIEFIELFANARWVITDSFHGTCFSINFKKPFVAVCPAWYGGNRVESLLNLFGLKDRFINDEKDIYKLNVDLNYDSLEKQLQEERAKSIKVLSSSIVS; the protein is encoded by the coding sequence TTGAAACTACAAATTGAACAACAAGGAAAAATGAAAATAGCACTGATTACAATTCATTGGTGTAACAATTATGGAGCAGTATTACAAACATTTGCTACCCAGAAAATCCTCTCACAGTATGGAGAAGTTGAAATCATCAATTATTTTAACCCACGCTTTCAGTATGAATTCGATCTAATAAGATTTAATTTGTCAATTCAGGGTATTAAAATGATGATACATGATATCTTACGACTCAAAGATAGAAATAAGGGCATTAAAAAGTTTAAGAACTTTATTGAGTCTAATATAAAATTATCAAAGTTGTTAACTCAACATGATATCCAAACTGGAGCGACTAATGATTTTGACGTGTATGTTTGCGGAAGTGATCAAATTTGGAATCCTAGTATTATTTCTAAAGATGGCGAACTTGATCCCATTTATTTTTTAAGCTTTGCCAAGAAACCAGCCAAAAAAATCTCGTACGCATCAAGTATGGGTCAGCATTATCGTCTTACCGATTTTGAAAAAGCTAAAGTAAAAGATTTATTAAAAGATTTTACAACGATTTCAGTTAGGGAAAGTGATGCTCAAGAGATGTTGTCTCAACTCTTGGAAAGAAAAGTGTTTCATGTGTTAGATCCGACTTTGCTCTTGTCAAAGGAAGAGTGGTTTGAAGCATTGCAACTAGATAAAAATTATAGAAGTCAAAAAGAAGATTATATCTTGGTTTACCGGAGATCGAAAACTCCTTTGCTAAAAAAAGCAGTTGAGTTTGTTGTCAACCAGGTTGGAAAGAAAGTAGTAATAATTGATCAAGCATTTAAGCTACATACCAAGGCATATTTTCACATCAGAGATGCTGGACCTATTGAATTTATAGAGCTTTTTGCCAATGCCCGTTGGGTAATAACTGACTCATTTCATGGTACCTGTTTTTCTATCAACTTTAAAAAACCTTTTGTGGCTGTATGCCCTGCATGGTATGGTGGCAACCGAGTTGAGAGTTTATTGAATTTATTTGGTCTGAAAGATAGGTTTATCAATGATGAAAAAGATATTTATAAATTAAATGTCGATTTAAACTATGACTCTTTGGAAAAACAACTTCAGGAGGAACGAGCGAAATCTATTAAAGTGTTAAGTTCAAGTATAGTATCCTGA
- a CDS encoding type 11 methyltransferase, translating to MPGLNSTLHLDMLKRSRWKRRLLPRLLLAIKRELSAGEGIYGLEWGDPEVLEPLKFIRDRYVIPYVNAKHYAVEIGVGGGRWTRYMLGFNKLYAVDYHQELLDELKKNFNKPNMEFIKNNGTDFPKIQDCSIDYLFSFGTFVHLDTPLIKAYLNNMKRILKSGANVVIHYSDKTKIMAQTGYLKDGFSQNTPDKMRQMVLDADYKILEEDLTTMWHSSIIRFTI from the coding sequence ATGCCTGGTTTGAATAGTACACTCCACTTAGACATGTTAAAGCGTTCTAGATGGAAGCGACGGTTATTACCAAGACTTTTATTAGCTATTAAAAGAGAATTATCCGCTGGGGAAGGTATTTATGGGCTAGAATGGGGAGATCCAGAAGTACTTGAACCTTTGAAGTTTATTCGAGATCGGTATGTTATTCCATACGTAAATGCTAAACACTATGCCGTAGAAATAGGAGTAGGTGGTGGACGTTGGACAAGGTATATGCTTGGTTTTAATAAATTATATGCTGTTGATTATCACCAAGAATTGCTCGACGAATTAAAGAAGAATTTTAACAAGCCAAATATGGAATTTATCAAGAATAACGGAACGGATTTCCCTAAAATTCAGGATTGCTCCATAGACTATCTTTTCTCTTTTGGTACATTTGTGCATCTTGATACACCCCTAATTAAGGCATATCTGAATAATATGAAACGGATACTTAAATCTGGAGCTAATGTGGTAATTCATTATTCGGATAAAACCAAAATTATGGCACAAACCGGATATTTGAAAGACGGCTTTTCCCAAAATACTCCTGATAAAATGAGACAAATGGTATTAGATGCTGATTATAAGATACTTGAGGAGGATCTTACTACTATGTGGCATAGTAGTATTATTCGTTTCACAATATGA
- a CDS encoding inositol monophosphatase: MPNDFDMTALLATVNQLAQLAGKQIMEIYETDFDVEHKDDKSPLTKADMAAHNTIVKGLQETVPRWPILSEESASIPYEERAQWPCYWLVDPLDGTREFIKRNGEFTVNIALIENHQPILGVVYVPATGVTYFAAVGQGAFKWLPKQSPKPIRARSCPQDRLTIAGSRSHAGQSLQKFIEGLGVEIELVSIGSSLKSCLVAEGKVDIYPRFGPTSEWDTAAAQCVVEQAGGYLTDTQLQPLRYNTKESLINPYFLVFGDKRKDWSHHLAQAMPLNS; encoded by the coding sequence ATGCCAAATGATTTTGATATGACTGCGTTATTAGCAACAGTTAACCAACTCGCGCAGTTAGCTGGTAAACAAATTATGGAAATTTATGAAACAGATTTCGATGTTGAGCATAAGGATGATAAATCTCCTCTAACTAAAGCCGATATGGCTGCTCACAACACGATTGTAAAGGGGCTGCAAGAGACCGTTCCCCGTTGGCCCATTTTATCTGAAGAATCGGCTAGCATTCCTTATGAAGAACGGGCTCAATGGCCATGTTACTGGTTAGTTGATCCTCTCGATGGAACCCGTGAATTTATCAAGCGTAACGGTGAATTTACTGTTAATATCGCCCTGATTGAAAATCATCAACCGATACTCGGGGTAGTCTATGTTCCTGCTACCGGGGTAACTTATTTTGCAGCAGTTGGTCAAGGTGCATTCAAATGGCTACCCAAACAATCACCAAAACCAATAAGAGCAAGATCTTGTCCTCAAGATCGTCTAACCATTGCCGGCAGTCGCTCACATGCAGGTCAATCTTTGCAAAAATTTATTGAAGGATTAGGTGTTGAAATCGAATTAGTCAGTATTGGTAGTTCCTTGAAATCTTGTTTAGTTGCCGAAGGGAAGGTCGATATTTATCCGCGCTTTGGACCGACCTCAGAATGGGATACAGCGGCGGCTCAATGTGTGGTCGAACAAGCCGGTGGGTATTTAACGGACACTCAATTACAACCACTTCGCTACAACACCAAAGAATCTTTAATTAATCCTTACTTCTTAGTCTTTGGTGATAAGCGTAAAGATTGGTCACATCATCTTGCTCAGGCAATGCCACTGAATAGTTGA
- a CDS encoding polysaccharide pyruvyl transferase, translating to MQAFATKKILSRYGEVETINYGNPRLQYKSNLIRFEPSIQGIKMMIHDILRFKDRNKVVNQFKKFIEFNLNMNLSKLVTRQDIQTGVINDFDVYVCGSDQIWNPKVVSKNGELDPIYFLSFVNKPAKKISYASSMGSYRFKNSEKAKVKDLLKDFTTISVRESDTQEMLSQLLEREVFHVLDPTLLLSKEEWLEALKIDRNYRSQKEDYILVYVVQKTPSLKKVVEFAVNQFGKKVVIIDQAFKPFTKADFHIRDAGPIEFIDLFSNASLVITDSFHGTCFSINFKKPFVAVRPAWHGGNRIESLLNLFNLKDRFISDEKDIYKLTVDFDYKFLEKQLQDEREKSIQVLSSSIVS from the coding sequence TTGCAAGCCTTTGCTACCAAGAAAATCCTCTCCCGGTATGGAGAAGTTGAAACCATAAATTATGGTAATCCACGCTTGCAGTATAAATCAAATCTAATAAGATTTGAGCCGTCAATTCAGGGTATTAAAATGATGATACATGATATTTTACGATTTAAAGATAGAAATAAGGTCGTTAACCAGTTTAAAAAATTTATTGAATTTAACCTGAATATGAATTTATCCAAGTTAGTCACTCGACAGGATATCCAAACTGGAGTGATTAATGATTTTGATGTATATGTTTGCGGAAGTGATCAAATTTGGAATCCTAAGGTTGTTTCTAAAAATGGTGAACTGGATCCCATTTATTTTTTAAGCTTTGTTAATAAACCAGCCAAAAAAATCTCTTACGCGTCAAGTATGGGTAGTTATCGTTTTAAAAATTCTGAAAAAGCCAAAGTAAAAGATTTATTAAAAGATTTTACGACTATTTCAGTTAGGGAAAGTGATACTCAAGAGATGTTGTCTCAACTCTTGGAAAGAGAAGTATTTCATGTGTTAGATCCGACTTTGCTCCTATCAAAGGAAGAATGGTTAGAAGCCTTGAAAATAGATAGAAATTATAGAAGTCAAAAAGAAGATTATATCCTGGTTTACGTTGTACAGAAAACTCCTTCGCTGAAAAAAGTTGTTGAGTTTGCTGTCAACCAGTTTGGAAAGAAAGTAGTGATAATTGATCAAGCATTTAAGCCATTTACAAAGGCGGATTTTCACATCAGAGATGCTGGGCCTATTGAATTTATAGATCTTTTTTCCAATGCCAGTTTGGTAATAACTGATTCATTTCATGGTACCTGTTTTTCTATCAACTTCAAAAAACCTTTTGTGGCTGTGCGCCCTGCATGGCATGGAGGTAACCGAATTGAGAGTTTATTGAACTTATTTAATCTAAAAGATAGGTTTATCAGTGATGAAAAAGATATTTATAAATTAACTGTCGATTTTGACTATAAATTTTTGGAAAAACAACTTCAAGATGAACGAGAAAAATCTATTCAAGTTTTAAGTTCAAGTATAGTGTCCTAA
- a CDS encoding polysaccharide pyruvyl transferase: MKIALITNYHTTNYGAVLQAFATKKVLSQYGEVKTINYFNPHLGRKLDLIRFELSIQGIKMMVHDILRFKDRNKVVKKIKKFIESNLNLSKLVTQHDIQNGAINYFDVYVCGSDQIWNPEVISKNGELDPTYFLSFVKKPAKKISYASSMGSYRFRDFEKKQIKNFLKDFTTISVRESDSQEMLSQLLEREVFHVLDPTLLLSKEEWLEALKIDKNYRSQKKDYILVYVVQKTPLLKKVVEFAVNQFGKKVVIIDQAFKPFTKADFHIRDAGTIEFIELFSNASLVITDSFHGTCFSINFKKPFVAVCPAWHGGNRIESLLNLFNLKDRFINDEKDIDKLSVDFDYEFLGNKLQEERAKSIKVLSSSIVS, encoded by the coding sequence ATGAAAATAGCACTGATTACAAATTATCATACAACCAATTATGGAGCAGTATTACAAGCCTTTGCTACCAAGAAAGTACTTTCACAGTATGGGGAAGTTAAAACCATAAATTATTTTAATCCACACCTGGGACGTAAATTAGATCTAATAAGATTTGAGCTATCAATTCAGGGTATTAAAATGATGGTACATGATATTTTAAGATTCAAAGATAGAAATAAGGTTGTTAAAAAAATTAAGAAATTTATTGAATCTAATCTGAATTTATCCAAGTTAGTCACTCAACATGATATACAAAATGGAGCTATTAACTATTTTGATGTATATGTTTGCGGAAGTGATCAAATTTGGAATCCCGAGGTCATTTCTAAAAATGGCGAACTGGATCCCACTTATTTTTTAAGTTTTGTCAAGAAACCAGCCAAAAAAATCTCATACGCGTCAAGTATGGGTAGTTATCGTTTTAGAGATTTTGAAAAAAAACAGATAAAAAATTTTTTAAAAGACTTTACGACTATTTCAGTCAGAGAAAGTGATTCACAAGAGATGTTATCTCAACTCTTGGAAAGAGAAGTGTTTCATGTATTAGATCCAACTTTGCTCCTATCAAAAGAAGAATGGTTGGAAGCTTTGAAAATAGATAAAAATTACAGAAGTCAAAAAAAAGATTATATCCTGGTTTACGTTGTACAGAAAACTCCTTTGCTGAAAAAAGTAGTTGAGTTTGCTGTCAACCAGTTTGGAAAGAAAGTAGTGATAATTGATCAAGCATTTAAGCCATTTACAAAGGCGGATTTTCACATCAGAGATGCTGGAACTATTGAATTTATAGAGCTTTTTTCCAATGCCAGTTTGGTAATAACTGATTCATTTCATGGTACCTGTTTTTCTATTAACTTCAAAAAACCTTTTGTAGCTGTGTGTCCTGCATGGCATGGAGGTAACCGAATTGAGAGTTTATTGAACTTATTTAATCTAAAAGATAGGTTTATCAATGATGAAAAAGATATTGATAAATTAAGTGTTGATTTTGATTATGAATTTTTGGGAAATAAACTTCAGGAGGAACGAGCGAAATCTATTAAAGTGTTAAGTTCAAGTATAGTGTCCTGA
- a CDS encoding addiction module antitoxin, which produces MRKLLIDNQAIEDLKWWIKQDKRVALKIIELLESLPIEPFTGKGKPEMLKYKLSRF; this is translated from the coding sequence ATGAGAAAGTTACTAATAGATAATCAGGCAATTGAGGATTTGAAATGGTGGATAAAGCAAGATAAACGAGTTGCTTTAAAGATTATCGAATTATTGGAAAGTTTACCTATTGAGCCATTCACCGGAAAGGGCAAGCCAGAAATGCTAAAATATAAACTATCTAGGTTTTAG
- a CDS encoding nucleoside triphosphate hydrolase superfamily protein, with amino-acid sequence MKEPQKVIFLLSHPRAGTTLTVNLLCTNPEIVGVGEMKVRYYSNNDLNVLRGRVYNKHRKMTITEKFLLDNINVSWFLPNPNILHNKSIFCLFLIREGESTISSLLNPNFPLVKAFPGAKIEDEVAFTYKYYQQRLRDLEKYAQIINDKERAIYISYKQLVYDTQKVFEGLKKFLKTEFSFSENYSPIPIEGVQNVIGSVAGDIYSEKSC; translated from the coding sequence TTGAAGGAACCTCAAAAAGTTATTTTTTTGTTGTCTCACCCGCGTGCGGGAACTACCTTGACAGTAAACTTATTATGTACCAACCCTGAAATAGTTGGGGTGGGTGAAATGAAAGTCCGTTATTATTCTAACAATGATTTGAATGTGTTAAGAGGTCGGGTTTATAATAAACACCGAAAAATGACGATAACGGAAAAATTCTTGCTGGATAATATAAATGTTAGTTGGTTTCTTCCTAATCCTAATATCCTTCATAACAAAAGTATCTTCTGTCTCTTTTTAATTAGAGAGGGTGAGAGTACTATTTCAAGCTTATTAAATCCCAACTTTCCTTTAGTTAAGGCTTTTCCAGGAGCAAAAATTGAAGATGAAGTGGCTTTTACATATAAATATTACCAACAACGATTACGTGATTTAGAAAAATATGCCCAAATAATTAATGACAAAGAAAGAGCAATATATATTAGTTATAAACAATTAGTCTATGATACTCAGAAGGTTTTTGAAGGGTTAAAGAAATTTCTCAAAACCGAATTTTCTTTTTCAGAGAATTATTCCCCTATACCAATAGAAGGAGTACAAAACGTAATAGGTTCAGTAGCGGGCGATATTTATTCAGAAAAATCATGTTAG
- a CDS encoding UDP-N-acetylmuramate dehydrogenase, protein MNTDKQLEVLISYLETNKIFYRENYSLKYETYFKMGGKVKCFITPQSYDKFKQAVIFLQSNHINYKVIGFTSNIILFDEIEYSVILSPKNLTLLEIQDNVVQVEAGYSLQDFVRVVAILNNSEGYEGLEGIPASIGGAIVMNAGAYGHDISDNLISVECIDKNNQVIILEKKDCHFRLRNSIFRRSGNYVILKAKFKLKNGNKDLIAKNIEKFHIARHLYQDFVYPNLGSMIVVRDDAYKLILSENLLYSTIFWILKYGLKNPVSKFILRKRPNNIVFNKLLFFYLKYKKHILLKYKLSPKSLNILINDGSVSAQEIVNYIFLLNDLLENKCHLENELVIEPAYKINPEFETTLNIIIDRLNNQEKNENSTNYKS, encoded by the coding sequence ATGAATACTGATAAGCAATTAGAAGTCCTAATATCTTATTTGGAAACCAATAAGATATTTTATAGAGAAAATTATTCTCTTAAATATGAAACCTATTTCAAAATGGGTGGTAAGGTAAAATGTTTCATTACCCCGCAAAGCTATGATAAATTTAAACAAGCAGTTATATTTTTACAAAGTAATCATATCAATTACAAAGTAATTGGTTTTACAAGTAATATTATTCTATTTGATGAGATTGAGTACTCGGTGATCCTATCACCCAAAAATTTAACCTTATTAGAAATTCAGGATAATGTGGTCCAAGTAGAAGCAGGGTATTCATTACAAGATTTTGTAAGAGTTGTTGCCATTCTAAATAATTCAGAAGGATATGAAGGACTAGAAGGGATTCCAGCAAGTATAGGCGGGGCGATAGTTATGAATGCCGGTGCTTATGGTCATGACATTTCAGATAATTTAATCTCAGTAGAATGTATAGATAAAAATAACCAAGTTATTATCTTGGAAAAAAAGGATTGTCATTTTAGACTTCGTAATTCGATTTTTAGAAGAAGTGGAAATTATGTCATTCTTAAAGCTAAATTTAAGCTAAAAAATGGAAATAAAGATTTAATTGCTAAAAATATTGAGAAATTTCATATTGCAAGACATTTATATCAAGATTTTGTGTACCCTAATTTGGGAAGTATGATTGTAGTTAGAGACGATGCTTATAAATTAATTCTTAGTGAAAATTTACTTTATAGTACAATTTTCTGGATTTTGAAATATGGTCTTAAAAACCCAGTGAGTAAATTTATTTTAAGAAAAAGACCAAATAATATAGTATTTAATAAATTATTATTTTTTTATTTAAAATATAAAAAACATATTTTATTAAAATATAAACTTTCACCTAAAAGTTTGAATATTTTAATAAATGATGGTAGCGTATCAGCTCAAGAAATTGTTAATTATATTTTTTTACTTAATGATTTACTTGAAAATAAATGCCATCTTGAAAATGAGCTGGTTATAGAACCGGCCTATAAAATAAACCCTGAATTTGAAACTACTCTTAATATTATAATCGACAGATTGAACAACCAGGAAAAAAATGAAAATAGCACTAATTACAAATCATAA